The Mercurialis annua linkage group LG2, ddMerAnnu1.2, whole genome shotgun sequence genome contains a region encoding:
- the LOC126668978 gene encoding beta-amyrin 28-monooxygenase-like encodes MENALPFAVLVVTLTITYLIFKYSNASLSGKNLPPGNTGWPVIGESLEFLSTGRQGHPEKFLFDRMKRYSSKVFKTSLLCEPAAVICGAAGHKFIFSNENKLVTSWWPNSVNKIFPSSLQTSSQEESKRMRKLLPQFLKPEALQRYIGIMDNIAQRHFAFYWDNKNQVTVFPLAKMYTFWLACRLFLSMDDREEVERFAKPFDALAAGIISIPIDFPGTSFNRGIKASNLVRKELIKKIKQRKIEMAEDKASGTKDILSHMLTAVDDKGEYMNEMDVADKILGLLVGGHDTASAAITFVVKYLAELPEVYDKVLEEQMEIAKAKGEGEVLNWEDVQKMRYSWNVASEVMRLAPPLQGGFREAIADFTYAGFDIPKGWKLYWGANSTHRDPECFPEPEKFDPSRFDGKGPAPYTFVPFGGGPRMCPGKEYARLEILVFMHNIVKKFRWEKLLPHEKIIVDPLPIPAQGLPVALHPHNST; translated from the exons ATGGAGAATGCACTTCCGTTCGCCGTCCTTGTCGTTACTCTTACAATCACCTACCTCATCTTCAAATATTCCAATGCCTCCTTGAGCGGGAAGAATCTACCTCCTGGCAACACGGGCTGGCCGGTCATTGGTGAAAGCTTGGAGTTTCTGAGCACGGGGCGACAGGGTCATCCAGAGAAGTTCCTGTTTGACAGAATGAAGAGGTACTCGAGTAAGGTGTTCAAGACATCATTGCTGTGCGAGCCAGCAGCAGTGATCTGCGGGGCTGCAGGGCACAAGTTCATTTTCTCCAATGAGAATAAGCTGGTGACCTCGTGGTGGCCTAACTCAGTCAACAAAATCTTCCCTTCTTCACTGCAGACCTCATCTCAGGAGGAATCCAAGAGAATGAGAAAGCTCCTCCCCCAATTCCTGAAACCTGAAGCTCTCCAGCGATACATAGGGATCATGGATAATATTGCACAGAGGCATTTTGCTTTCTATTGGGACAACAAAAACCAAGTCACGGTTTTCCCTCTTGCTAAGATGTACACTTTCTGGTTAGCCTGTCGTTTGTTCCTCAGCATGGACGATCGGGAGGAAGTAGAGAGGTTCGCCAAGCCTTTTGATGCCCTGGCTGCAGGGATTATATCCATACCTATCGATTTTCCAGGGACATCCTTCAACCGAGGCATCAAAGCATCAAATTTGGTGAGGAAGGAGCTGATCAAGAAGATCAAACAGAGGAAGATTGAGATGGCTGAGGATAAAGCATCCGGCACCAAGGATATACTGTCTCACATGCTAACCGCAGTAGACGACAAAGGGGAGTACATGAACGAAATGGATGTAGCAGATAAGATTCTCGGGTTGCTGGTCGGAGGCCACGACACAGCCAGTGCTGCCATAACCTTTGTTGTCAAGTATCTAGCAGAGTTGCCGGAAGTCTACGATAAGGTGTTAGAAG AACAAATGGAAATTGCAAAAGCTAAAGGAGAAGGAGAGGTATTGAATTGGGAAGACGTACAAAAGATGAGATATTCATGGAACGTGGCCAGTGAAGTGATGAGACTTGCTCCTCCTTTACAAGGAGGCTTTAGGGAGGCCATTGCAGACTTCACCTACGCAGGTTTCGATATTCCCAAAGGATGGAAG CTCTACTGGGGTGCCAACTCCACCCACAGAGACCCCGAGTGTTTCCCAGAACCAGAGAAATTCGACCCCTCAAGGTTTGATGGCAAAGGACCTGCTCCTTACACCTTCGTTCCTTTTGGAGGCGGACCTAGAATGTGCCCGGGAAAAGAATATGCTAGACTTGAGATCCTGGTTTTCATGCACAACATTGTCAAGAAGTTCAGGTGGGAGAAGCTGCTTCCTCATGAGAAGATCATTGTGGATCCGCTTCCCATTCCTGCTCAAGGCCTTCCCGTTGCCCTCCATCCCCACAACTCCACCTGA